In Candidatus Thermoplasmatota archaeon, the following proteins share a genomic window:
- a CDS encoding response regulator encodes MSKRIMIVDDEYEVVDIVKKMLESEGYKVTTANSGDGCLKKLKKEKPDLILLYIMMPGMDGWTTLKKIKSDEEFKDIPVSMLTALPLTPDDTKDKPINSIENYIVKPFSKKILLQKVQDIIDKEKEINEMYKKIRKEVGEAEAEEYKRLSFAVNRHRRLTAAIVDSTVSELNDSIKNLILSQKRMIDVMNNRIKEIEEMTEASLDKK; translated from the coding sequence ATGAGTAAAAGGATAATGATTGTCGATGATGAGTATGAAGTAGTCGACATAGTTAAAAAAATGCTGGAATCGGAGGGGTATAAGGTTACAACAGCAAACAGCGGGGACGGATGCTTAAAAAAGTTGAAAAAAGAAAAACCCGATCTTATTCTTCTCTATATAATGATGCCAGGAATGGACGGATGGACAACTTTGAAAAAAATAAAAAGTGATGAAGAATTCAAGGATATTCCCGTATCAATGCTTACTGCTCTTCCCCTTACACCGGATGATACAAAAGATAAACCCATAAACAGCATAGAAAATTATATTGTAAAACCATTCTCAAAGAAAATTTTGCTGCAGAAAGTACAGGACATTATCGATAAAGAAAAAGAAATAAACGAGATGTATAAAAAAATCAGGAAGGAAGTCGGGGAGGCGGAGGCGGAGGAATACAAACGGTTGTCTTTTGCTGTCAACAGGCACAGAAGATTGACAGCTGCCATTGTGGATTCTACAGTCAGTGAGCTAAATGATTCTATAAAGAATTTGATATTGAGTCAGAAAAGAATGATAGATGTTATGAACAACAGGATAAAAGAAATAGAAGAGATGACGGAAGCGAGCTTAGATAAAAAGTGA
- a CDS encoding AAA family ATPase, which yields MLNERILLNPNEPNPGFMVYKDEARKVILKTIAGRSECFWVLGKTGIGKTTFLLWMNEFAPIYKIEPIMIHGGEKLTVGEVKTKVEQAIKPSFFSRVFLKKEAIERPVVLLIDEVEYIRDDGVFQYIISKLDDERLHMSAVLSSVDIVDDIVKNYLKGRDIEKMYLGMPSSDVLMEMVKRRIESAGGEGFKPFGKQMVRDIVESSTTIREVLIKLEESIR from the coding sequence ATGTTAAACGAGCGGATTCTTCTGAACCCAAATGAGCCGAATCCCGGCTTTATGGTATACAAGGATGAGGCAAGGAAAGTAATTCTCAAAACAATAGCCGGGAGAAGCGAATGTTTCTGGGTTCTTGGGAAAACCGGGATAGGAAAGACCACTTTTCTTCTCTGGATGAATGAATTTGCACCGATTTATAAAATAGAGCCAATAATGATTCACGGTGGAGAAAAATTGACTGTGGGAGAGGTGAAAACGAAAGTAGAGCAGGCTATAAAACCTTCATTTTTTTCCAGAGTTTTCTTAAAAAAAGAGGCTATAGAAAGGCCTGTCGTGCTTTTAATTGATGAGGTCGAATACATAAGAGATGACGGGGTTTTTCAGTATATTATAAGCAAACTGGATGATGAAAGGTTGCATATGTCGGCAGTGCTATCATCTGTGGACATAGTTGACGATATAGTGAAAAACTATTTGAAGGGAAGGGATATTGAGAAAATGTATCTAGGGATGCCGTCATCCGATGTTCTCATGGAAATGGTGAAGCGGAGAATCGAATCGGCGGGCGGAGAAGGTTTCAAGCCGTTTGGAAAGCAGATGGTGAGAGACATAGTGGAGTCATCTACTACTATAAGGGAAGTACTCATAAAACTAGAAGAATCCATAAGGTGA